The proteins below come from a single Cannabis sativa cultivar Pink pepper isolate KNU-18-1 chromosome 3, ASM2916894v1, whole genome shotgun sequence genomic window:
- the LOC133035711 gene encoding uncharacterized protein LOC133035711 produces the protein MQQNKASSTNFVFSHSSPNRFHTVKPMTKPRSCDLRGSGSSSNETQGSSTHPSRPRSTARSRPNHSCPVNINSGNPFGSPSSTNINGKPTETESTIQTLQEPILPNLADSELNQAPIYLVAKVLTVKSFNRKNFIDKMTSNWNHISRSPVTITDRSNGLFLIEFGCDGDRRRVLLQQPWTYLNQAILMDIPTSVEVLNGDSLLKIPLWVQVFNTPFLKRTEQLAQLVSAPLGHLLEIYRPSLRETWGPYFRIRVMFDVANPLPRGVPIHFTGINKVVWLELKYENLPDICFFCGRMGHSYNKGCVDYMKACDEAPFPPELRYDIKTIVGKVKVSTNTMLCSEQLAFANPPVAVFMTNNPASTVCVGPPETIPPFPTYNAPDKAITHGQTQQVGLYKSGPLPPARDHEQWNQVDLQTRAPIPNQPDTRSPSYTALLNATMSNTSALKAPQASTPSQTNTSQNSSSSKSTNSQFCQVPLPEHIPLLDTSKRLEAMNLTYQPGAVFPVDSKASRKRNKPDSKDKFKRQAEMVNGELRQQIKRSRSDKSQATGNSSGSAGLAPEQACLSP, from the exons atgCAGCAGAACAAAGCTTCGAGCACCAATTTTGTGTTTTCACACTCGTCTCCAAACCGTTTCCACACTGTGAAACCAATGACCAAGCCCAGATCTTGCGATCTCCGTGGCTCCGGCTCCTCCTCAAACGAGACCCAAGGAAGTTCGACTCACCCAAGCCGACCCAGAAGTACGGCGCGAAGTCGACCCAACCACTCCTGTCCCGTCAACATTAACTCCGGCAATCCCTTCGGATCTCCGTCCAGTACGAATATTAATGGCAAACCCACAG AGACAGAAAGCACTATCCAAACCTTACAAGAGCCAATCCTCCCTAACTTAGCCGACTCTGAACTCAATCAAGCTCCCATCTATTTGGTAGCAAAAGTGCTCACGGTTAAATCCTTTAACCGAAAGAACTTCATCGACAAAATGACAAGCAATTGGAACCATATCTCTCGTTCTCCTGTTACTATCACAGATCGTTCCAATGGCCTCTTTCTCATTGAGTTTGGTTGCGATGGAGATAGGCGCCGGGTTTTGCTTCAGCAACCTTGGACCTACCTCAACCAAGCTATCCTCATGGACATCCCTACCTCGGTGGAAGTCCTCAACGGGGATAGCTTGCTCAAAATCCCTCTTTGGGTGCAAGTTTTCAATACCCCGTTCCTTAAACGAACGGAGCAATTGGCACAACTTGTTTCGGCTCCCCTCGGTCACCTGCTCGAGATTTACCGACCCTCCCTTCGCGAAACATGGGGCCCCTATTTCAGAATTAGAGTCATGTTTGATGTGGCCAATCCGCTTCCGCGGGGTGTGCCTATCCATTTCACCGGAATAAACAAAGTTGTTTGGCTCGAACTAAAGTACGAGAACCTTCCCGACATTTGTTTTTTCTGCGGCCGCATGGGGCACAGTTACAATAAGGGATGTGTGGATTACATGAAAGCTTGCGACGAAGCCCCGTTCCCCCCGGAGCTCAGGTATGATATCAAAACCATTGTGGGTAAAGTTAAGGTTTCCACTAACACTATGTTGTGCTCTGAACAGCTTGCTTTTGCCAATCCCCCGGTAGCTGTGTTCATGACAAACAACCCTGCAAGTACGGTCTGTGTCGGCCCCCCCGAAACCATACCTCCATTTCCCACTTATAACGCCCCTGACAAAGCCATCACTCACGGCCAAACCCAGCAAGTTGGCCTTTACAAATCGGGACCTTTACCCCCTGCCCGAGACCATGAGCAATGGAACCAAGTTGACTTACAAACCCGCGCCCCAATCCCAAACCAACCCGACACCAGATCTCCCTCCTACACAGCCCTTCTCAATGCTACCATGAGCAACACTAGTGCCCTCAAAGCTCCCCAAGCCTCCACCCCAAGCCAAACTAACACATCCCAAAACTCAAGCAGTTCCAAATCCACCAACTCGCAGTTTTGTCAAGTCCCCTTGCCCGAACACATCCCTCTCCTTGACACCAGCAAGCGGCTCGAAGCAATGAACCTCACCTACCAACCGGGTGCTGTTTTTCCTGTGGACTCAAAAGCCTCGAGGAAGAGAAACAAACCCGACTCAAAGGACAAGTTCAAAAGACAAGCCGAAATGGTGAATGGAGAGCTCCGCCAACAAATCAAACGCTCTCGCTCGGACAAATCACAAGCCACGGGAAACTCCTCAGGAAGCGCAGGCCTTGCCCCTGAGCAGGCCTGCCTGTCGCCATGA